In one window of Streptomyces griseus subsp. griseus DNA:
- a CDS encoding VOC family protein — protein sequence MTQIRKLQFTFDCAQPERLARFWCEVLGYVAPAPPEGFATWDAYNRTLPPEDRDAWFACSDPSGAGPRLYFQRVPEGKVVKNRVHLDVRAGLGLVGAERLATLEAERDRLVALGAVCQRVMVADEENESCIVMQDIEGNEFCLD from the coding sequence ATGACGCAGATCAGGAAGCTCCAGTTCACCTTCGACTGCGCGCAGCCCGAGCGCCTCGCCCGCTTCTGGTGCGAGGTGCTGGGGTACGTCGCCCCGGCGCCGCCGGAGGGGTTCGCGACCTGGGACGCGTACAACCGCACACTGCCGCCCGAGGACCGGGACGCGTGGTTCGCCTGCTCCGATCCCTCGGGGGCCGGCCCGCGGCTGTACTTCCAGCGCGTTCCGGAGGGAAAGGTCGTGAAGAACCGGGTCCACCTCGATGTACGGGCGGGCCTCGGGCTCGTGGGGGCGGAGCGGCTCGCCACGCTGGAGGCCGAGCGCGACCGGCTGGTGGCGCTGGGGGCGGTGTGCCAGCGGGTGATGGTCGCGGACGAGGAGAACGAGTCGTGCATCGTGATGCAGGACATCGAGGGCAACGAGTTCTGCCTCGACTGA
- a CDS encoding isocitrate lyase/PEP mutase family protein yields the protein MDSRTTVERAQRLGQLHADHQPLVLPTVWDAWSARTAAAAGFSALTVGSHPLADSRGAKDQEGQSFEEVLAAVRPIIASVDIPVSVDLEAGYGQKPADLIAGLIEVGGVGLNIEDTVHSEGGRVRTTEEHAGYIAGLRAAADDAGVPVWINGRTDLFLHAEDAAAVLDEAIERLRALEQAGADSVYPVKIQDNDELLAAVTAAVSVPVNSTAHPVKHDLERFRRLGVGRITYGPLLQLALTDAMKDMLGPWAP from the coding sequence ATGGACTCTCGCACCACAGTTGAGCGCGCTCAGCGCCTCGGGCAACTGCACGCCGACCACCAGCCGCTCGTGCTGCCGACCGTCTGGGACGCCTGGTCGGCCCGGACGGCGGCCGCCGCCGGATTCTCCGCGCTGACGGTCGGCAGCCACCCGCTCGCCGACTCCCGGGGGGCGAAGGACCAGGAGGGGCAGAGCTTCGAGGAGGTGCTCGCCGCCGTCAGGCCGATCATCGCGTCGGTCGACATCCCCGTCTCCGTGGACCTGGAGGCCGGGTACGGGCAGAAGCCCGCGGATCTCATCGCCGGACTGATCGAGGTCGGCGGCGTCGGCCTCAACATCGAGGACACCGTCCACTCGGAGGGCGGCCGGGTGCGCACCACGGAGGAGCACGCGGGCTACATCGCGGGCCTGCGCGCGGCGGCCGACGACGCGGGCGTCCCGGTCTGGATCAACGGACGGACCGACCTGTTCCTGCACGCGGAGGACGCCGCCGCCGTCCTCGACGAGGCGATCGAACGGCTGCGGGCCCTGGAGCAGGCCGGCGCGGACAGCGTCTACCCGGTGAAGATCCAGGACAACGACGAGCTGCTGGCGGCGGTGACGGCCGCCGTCTCCGTACCCGTGAACTCCACGGCCCACCCGGTCAAACACGACCTGGAGCGCTTCCGCCGCCTCGGCGTCGGCCGGATCACCTACGGCCCGCTGCTGCAACTCGCGCTGACGGACGCGATGAAGGACATGCTGGGTCCCTGGGCTCCGTAG
- a CDS encoding L,D-transpeptidase: MEKRVMTDSKRRRGLAAVSALLGGVLVLSACTDDGGKKAGAGSSESSQAQEVDKAAAEDASEAQIAIEPENGATNASINNAAQVSVKKGKLTEVVMTSADGKAVEGTLAADGSSWKPAGQLERSTTYKIDATAEDAKGRKAHENSSFTTVSPDNSFIGNFTPEDGSTVGVGMPVSINFNKPITDKKAVQDGITVTSSSGQEVVGHWFNAQRLDLRPESYWQGGSTVTLKLALDGVEGADGVFGVQQKTVTFKVGRNQVSTVDAKTKMMTVTRDGKTVKTIPISAGAPENPTYNGQMVISEKHKETRMNGATVGFTDDDGKGEYDIKDVPHAMRLSTSGTFIHGNYWGKGIFGTANTSHGCVGLADVKGANDDNQPAAWFYNNSLIGDVVIVKNSPDKTITPDNGLNGWNMDWAQWTAGSAA, translated from the coding sequence ATGGAGAAGCGTGTGATGACGGACAGCAAGCGGCGCAGGGGCCTCGCGGCCGTGTCCGCACTGCTCGGCGGCGTGCTGGTGCTTTCGGCCTGTACCGACGACGGCGGAAAGAAGGCGGGCGCCGGCAGCTCGGAGTCGTCGCAGGCGCAGGAGGTCGACAAGGCCGCGGCCGAGGACGCCTCCGAGGCACAGATAGCGATCGAGCCCGAGAACGGTGCCACCAACGCGAGCATCAACAACGCCGCCCAGGTCTCCGTCAAGAAGGGCAAGCTGACCGAGGTCGTCATGACCTCGGCGGACGGCAAGGCGGTCGAGGGCACGCTGGCGGCCGACGGCTCCAGCTGGAAGCCCGCGGGCCAGCTCGAACGCTCCACCACGTACAAGATCGACGCCACGGCCGAGGACGCGAAGGGCCGCAAGGCCCACGAGAACAGCTCCTTCACCACCGTCTCGCCCGACAACAGCTTCATCGGGAACTTCACCCCCGAGGACGGCTCCACCGTCGGCGTCGGGATGCCCGTCTCGATCAACTTCAACAAGCCGATCACGGACAAGAAGGCCGTCCAGGACGGCATCACCGTGACCTCCAGCAGCGGCCAGGAGGTCGTCGGCCACTGGTTCAACGCCCAGCGCCTGGACCTGCGCCCCGAGAGCTACTGGCAGGGCGGCTCCACCGTCACCCTGAAGCTCGCGCTGGACGGTGTCGAGGGCGCGGACGGCGTCTTCGGCGTGCAGCAGAAGACCGTGACGTTCAAGGTCGGCCGCAACCAGGTCTCCACCGTCGACGCGAAGACCAAGATGATGACGGTCACCCGCGACGGCAAGACGGTCAAGACGATCCCGATCTCCGCGGGCGCCCCCGAGAACCCCACGTACAACGGTCAGATGGTGATCTCCGAGAAGCACAAGGAGACCCGGATGAACGGTGCCACCGTCGGCTTCACCGATGACGACGGCAAGGGCGAGTACGACATCAAGGACGTGCCGCACGCCATGCGCCTGTCCACCTCGGGCACCTTCATCCACGGCAACTACTGGGGCAAGGGCATCTTCGGCACCGCCAACACCAGCCACGGCTGCGTGGGCCTCGCCGATGTGAAGGGCGCGAACGACGACAACCAGCCCGCCGCCTGGTTCTACAACAACTCGCTCATCGGCGACGTGGTGATCGTCAAGAACTCCCCGGACAAGACCATCACCCCGGACAACGGCCTCAACGGCTGGAACATGGACTGGGCCCAGTGGACGGCCGGCTCCGCCGCCTGA
- a CDS encoding helix-turn-helix domain-containing protein: protein MTIRATNQARVIPLRPLPAPPGPAPSREPLWRDLVGDVLRRERRSQERTLKDVADAARISMAYLSEVERGRKEASSEVLAAAAQALGLGLADVLTLAQEELIRLSGARSRSLGGGHAGHPGRPAGPMGVRLAA, encoded by the coding sequence GTGACCATCCGAGCGACGAACCAGGCCCGTGTCATCCCCCTGCGCCCGCTCCCGGCCCCGCCCGGGCCCGCTCCGTCCCGGGAGCCGCTCTGGCGCGACCTCGTCGGGGACGTACTGCGGAGGGAACGGCGGTCCCAGGAGCGGACGTTGAAGGACGTGGCCGACGCCGCGCGGATCTCGATGGCCTACCTCTCCGAGGTGGAGCGCGGCCGCAAGGAGGCCTCCTCCGAGGTGCTGGCCGCCGCCGCCCAGGCGCTCGGCCTGGGACTCGCCGACGTCCTCACGCTGGCCCAGGAGGAGCTGATCAGACTCTCCGGGGCGCGGTCCCGGAGCCTCGGCGGCGGCCACGCCGGACATCCCGGCCGCCCGGCGGGGCCGATGGGCGTGCGGCTGGCCGCCTGA
- the hutH gene encoding histidine ammonia-lyase: MDMHTVVVGTSGTTAEDVVAVARHGARVELSTAAVDALAAARLIVDALAAKPEPVYGVSTGFGALASRHISTELRAQLQRNIVRSHAAGMGPRVEREVVRALMFLRLKTVASGHTGVRPEVAQTMADVLNAGITPVVHEYGSLGCSGDLAPLSHCALTLMGEGEAEGPDGTVRPAGELLAAHGITPVELREKEGLALLNGTDGMLGMLVMALADLRNLYISADITAALSLEALLGTDKVLAPELHAIRPHPGQGVSADNMLRVLAGSGLTGHHQDDAPRVQDAYSVRCAPQVNGAGRDTLDYAAVVAGRELASSVDNPVVLPDGRVESNGNFHGAPVAYVLDFLAIVAADLGSICERRTDRLLDKNRSHGLPPFLADDAGVDSGLMIAQYTQAALVSEMKRLAVPASADSIPSSAMQEDHVSMGWSAARKLRTAVDNLARIVAVELYAATRAVELRAAEGLTPAPASQAAVAALRAAGAQGPGPDRFLAPDLAAADTFVRAGRLVAAVEPVTGPLA; encoded by the coding sequence ATGGATATGCACACTGTCGTGGTGGGGACGTCCGGAACCACCGCCGAGGACGTCGTCGCCGTGGCCCGCCACGGCGCCCGGGTGGAGCTCTCCACCGCCGCCGTGGACGCGCTGGCCGCCGCCCGCCTCATCGTGGACGCGCTCGCCGCGAAGCCCGAGCCCGTCTACGGCGTCTCCACCGGCTTCGGCGCCCTCGCCAGCCGCCACATCAGCACCGAGCTGCGCGCCCAGCTCCAGCGCAACATCGTCCGCTCGCACGCGGCGGGTATGGGACCCCGCGTGGAGCGCGAGGTCGTGCGCGCGCTGATGTTCCTCCGGCTCAAGACGGTCGCCTCCGGCCACACCGGCGTACGCCCCGAGGTCGCGCAGACCATGGCGGACGTGCTGAACGCGGGCATCACGCCTGTCGTCCACGAGTACGGCTCGCTGGGCTGCTCCGGCGACCTCGCCCCGCTCTCACACTGCGCGCTCACACTGATGGGCGAGGGCGAAGCGGAGGGCCCCGACGGCACGGTCCGCCCGGCGGGCGAGCTGCTCGCCGCGCACGGCATCACCCCGGTGGAACTGCGCGAGAAGGAGGGGCTGGCGCTCCTCAACGGCACCGACGGCATGCTCGGCATGCTGGTCATGGCCCTCGCCGACCTGCGTAACCTCTACATCTCCGCCGACATCACCGCCGCGCTCTCCCTGGAGGCGCTGCTCGGCACGGACAAGGTCCTCGCCCCCGAGCTGCACGCCATCCGCCCGCACCCCGGCCAGGGCGTCAGCGCGGACAACATGCTCCGGGTGCTGGCCGGTTCAGGGCTGACGGGCCACCATCAGGACGACGCGCCCCGGGTCCAGGACGCCTACTCCGTACGCTGCGCCCCCCAGGTCAACGGCGCCGGACGCGACACCCTCGACTACGCGGCGGTGGTCGCGGGCCGTGAACTGGCCTCCTCGGTCGACAACCCGGTGGTCCTGCCCGACGGCCGGGTGGAGTCCAACGGCAACTTCCACGGCGCGCCCGTCGCGTACGTCCTGGACTTCCTCGCGATCGTCGCCGCCGACCTCGGCTCCATCTGCGAGCGCCGCACCGACCGCCTCCTCGACAAGAACCGTTCGCACGGGCTGCCGCCGTTCCTCGCGGACGACGCCGGTGTCGACTCGGGGCTGATGATCGCCCAGTACACGCAGGCCGCCCTGGTCAGCGAGATGAAGCGGCTCGCGGTCCCCGCCTCCGCCGACTCCATCCCGTCCTCCGCGATGCAGGAGGACCACGTCTCCATGGGCTGGTCGGCCGCGCGCAAGCTCCGTACCGCCGTGGACAACCTCGCCCGGATCGTCGCCGTGGAGCTGTACGCGGCGACCCGGGCGGTGGAGCTGCGCGCCGCCGAGGGGCTCACCCCCGCCCCCGCCTCGCAGGCCGCCGTGGCCGCGCTGCGGGCCGCCGGGGCGCAGGGCCCGGGGCCGGACCGCTTCCTCGCGCCGGACCTGGCCGCCGCCGACACGTTCGTACGGGCAGGGCGTCTGGTGGCGGCGGTGGAGCCGGTCACGGGGCCGCTGGCCTGA
- a CDS encoding RDD family protein, whose product MPKGTGETRRYLAVGLDCYLCLLVVGLLVHSCLGQAHWGAGRTAALLVGHLAVLSFANQVLLTMAVRASAGKLIMGVRVIRLPDAGRPEFRRLVLRWLYGLFWLPLQPWHHLRRGAAAEPPPRERLGGGPRTPPDTDLAGVRQVHRSDLRYYRDAVEACGTG is encoded by the coding sequence ATCCCCAAGGGCACCGGGGAGACGCGCCGCTATCTGGCGGTCGGGCTGGACTGCTACCTCTGCCTGCTGGTCGTCGGCCTGCTGGTGCACTCGTGCCTGGGCCAGGCGCACTGGGGCGCGGGCCGGACGGCGGCGCTGCTCGTCGGCCACCTGGCCGTGCTGTCCTTTGCCAACCAGGTGCTGCTCACGATGGCGGTACGGGCGAGCGCCGGAAAGCTGATCATGGGCGTACGGGTGATCCGGCTGCCCGACGCGGGCCGGCCGGAGTTCCGCCGCCTGGTCCTGCGCTGGCTGTACGGCCTGTTCTGGCTCCCGCTCCAGCCCTGGCACCACCTCCGCCGGGGAGCCGCCGCGGAGCCACCACCCCGCGAACGCCTGGGCGGCGGCCCCCGCACCCCGCCCGACACGGACCTGGCGGGGGTACGCCAGGTCCACCGCAGCGACCTGCGGTACTACCGGGACGCGGTGGAGGCGTGCGGCACGGGCTGA
- a CDS encoding DUF1330 domain-containing protein — MTAYAIAHLRPADGPVHDEVLDYLERIQATMEPYGGRFLVHGAEVEVVEGEWPGALVLVAFPGVEEIRAWYASPAYQEILPLRTRHFDGDVVIVPGAGPEYDASATAAAMRAARDRTDQGQPVPHASTASR; from the coding sequence ATGACCGCGTACGCCATCGCCCACCTGCGCCCCGCCGACGGCCCCGTCCACGACGAGGTGCTGGACTACCTGGAGCGCATCCAGGCCACCATGGAGCCCTACGGCGGCCGGTTCCTGGTGCACGGGGCCGAGGTGGAGGTGGTGGAGGGGGAGTGGCCGGGGGCGCTGGTGCTCGTGGCCTTCCCCGGGGTCGAGGAGATCCGTGCCTGGTACGCGTCCCCGGCCTACCAGGAGATCCTGCCGCTGCGCACCCGGCACTTCGACGGTGATGTGGTGATCGTCCCGGGTGCCGGCCCGGAGTACGACGCGTCGGCCACGGCCGCGGCGATGCGGGCGGCCCGGGACCGCACGGACCAGGGTCAGCCCGTGCCGCACGCCTCCACCGCGTCCCGGTAG
- the gdhA gene encoding NADP-specific glutamate dehydrogenase → MPVIPDPAPTPGSAHRIIEPLYAEILRRNQGEKEFHQAVREVLETLGPVLTQRPEFVDARIIERICEPERQLIFRVPWADDSGDIHVNRGFRVEFSSSLGPYKGGLRFHPSVNLGIVKFLGFEQIFKNALTGMPIGGGKGGADFDPKGRSDAEIMRFCQSFMTELHRHLGEYTDVPAGDIGVGGREIGYLFGQYKRITNRYESGVLTGKGLGWGGAQARTEATGYGTVLFTAEMLRSRGESLEGQTIAVSGSGNVAVYAIEKAQQLGATVITCSDSGGYVVDEKGIDLALLKEIKEAGRGRVSEYAERRGAHARFVAGAGVWSVPVDVALPCATQNELHEADALELVRNGVKAVAEGANMPTTPEAVHVFQQAGIAFAPGKAANAGGVATSALEMQQNASRDSWTFSHTEERLAEIMRHIHDSCYTTAERYGSPGNYVVGANIAGFELVADAMLAQGLI, encoded by the coding sequence ATGCCGGTCATCCCCGACCCCGCCCCCACGCCCGGATCCGCCCACCGGATCATCGAGCCGCTCTACGCCGAGATCCTGCGGCGCAACCAGGGTGAGAAGGAGTTCCACCAGGCGGTCCGTGAGGTCCTGGAGACGCTCGGCCCCGTGCTGACGCAGCGCCCCGAGTTCGTGGACGCCCGCATCATCGAGCGGATATGCGAGCCGGAGCGTCAGCTGATCTTCCGGGTGCCGTGGGCCGACGACTCCGGTGACATCCACGTCAACCGGGGCTTCCGGGTCGAGTTCTCCAGCTCGCTGGGCCCGTACAAGGGCGGCCTGCGCTTCCACCCTTCCGTCAACCTCGGCATCGTGAAGTTCCTCGGCTTCGAGCAGATCTTCAAGAACGCCCTCACCGGCATGCCCATCGGCGGCGGCAAGGGCGGCGCGGACTTCGACCCCAAGGGCCGCTCCGACGCCGAGATCATGCGGTTCTGCCAGTCCTTCATGACCGAGCTCCACCGCCACCTGGGCGAGTACACCGACGTCCCCGCCGGTGACATCGGCGTCGGCGGCCGCGAGATCGGCTACCTCTTCGGCCAGTACAAGCGGATCACCAACCGTTACGAGTCCGGCGTCCTCACCGGCAAGGGGCTCGGCTGGGGCGGCGCCCAGGCCCGTACGGAGGCCACCGGCTACGGCACGGTCCTGTTCACCGCCGAGATGCTGCGCAGCCGGGGCGAGTCGCTGGAGGGCCAGACCATCGCCGTCTCCGGCTCCGGCAACGTCGCCGTCTACGCCATCGAGAAGGCCCAGCAGCTCGGTGCGACCGTCATCACCTGCTCGGACTCCGGCGGCTACGTCGTCGACGAGAAGGGCATCGACCTCGCCCTCCTGAAGGAGATCAAGGAGGCGGGCCGGGGCCGGGTCTCCGAGTACGCCGAGCGGCGCGGCGCGCACGCCCGGTTCGTGGCCGGTGCGGGGGTGTGGTCGGTCCCCGTGGACGTGGCCCTGCCCTGCGCCACCCAGAACGAGCTGCACGAGGCCGACGCGCTCGAACTCGTACGCAACGGGGTCAAGGCCGTCGCCGAGGGCGCCAACATGCCCACCACCCCGGAGGCGGTCCACGTCTTCCAGCAGGCGGGCATCGCCTTCGCCCCCGGCAAGGCGGCCAACGCGGGCGGGGTCGCCACGAGCGCCCTGGAGATGCAGCAGAACGCCTCCCGGGACTCCTGGACCTTCTCGCACACCGAGGAGCGCCTCGCCGAGATCATGCGCCACATCCACGACTCCTGCTACACGACCGCCGAGCGGTACGGCAGCCCGGGGAACTACGTGGTGGGCGCGAACATCGCGGGGTTCGAGCTGGTGGCGGACGCGATGCTGGCGCAGGGGCTGATCTGA
- a CDS encoding diguanylate cyclase domain-containing protein: MGEDDARLRAVVSLAQTMAAAYTPRESWRAAALGACEALGGSFAALSVWERGRGRLRVLVNAGQRAEGEEEFPEEEAYPVHEFPEITEFLHERWAGGGEPDAWVETADGLPGAGGPARGARPYCHQRVAALRRRGRGCCVVAPIVLHGRAWGELYVARQAGKPVFDRDDANFATVLAAVVASGIAQTERLEEVRKLAFTDPLTGLANRRAVDIRLDEAVEAHRTAGVVVSLVVCDLNGLKAVNDTHGHAVGDRLLERFGSVLSLCGAMLPDALAARLGGDEFCLVADGPEADDVVGVATELCDRAAVIELGNGVACGVASTGDPIGPVRSARRLFRLADAAQYRAKAARSLRPVVAGRDGEVIRLADSPPKSAHDRRRLRGNRP; this comes from the coding sequence ATGGGTGAAGACGATGCTCGGCTGCGGGCCGTGGTTTCGCTGGCGCAGACGATGGCAGCGGCCTACACGCCGCGCGAGTCGTGGCGGGCGGCCGCGCTGGGGGCCTGCGAGGCGCTGGGCGGCAGCTTCGCCGCACTCTCGGTGTGGGAGCGGGGCCGGGGCAGGCTGCGGGTCCTGGTCAACGCGGGGCAGCGGGCCGAAGGGGAGGAGGAGTTCCCCGAGGAGGAGGCCTACCCGGTCCACGAGTTCCCGGAGATCACCGAGTTCCTGCACGAGCGCTGGGCCGGTGGCGGTGAGCCCGACGCCTGGGTGGAGACCGCCGACGGGCTGCCCGGCGCGGGCGGCCCGGCGCGCGGCGCCCGCCCGTACTGCCACCAGCGGGTGGCGGCGCTGCGGCGGCGCGGCCGGGGCTGCTGCGTGGTCGCGCCGATCGTGCTGCACGGGCGGGCCTGGGGCGAGCTGTATGTGGCGCGGCAGGCCGGGAAGCCGGTGTTCGACCGGGACGACGCGAACTTCGCCACCGTGCTCGCCGCCGTTGTGGCCTCCGGGATCGCCCAGACCGAACGCCTGGAGGAGGTCCGCAAGCTGGCCTTCACCGACCCGCTGACCGGCCTCGCCAACCGGCGGGCCGTCGACATCCGCCTCGACGAGGCGGTCGAGGCGCACCGCACCGCCGGGGTCGTCGTCAGCCTCGTCGTCTGCGACCTCAACGGCCTCAAGGCGGTGAACGACACCCACGGCCACGCGGTCGGCGACCGCCTGCTGGAACGTTTCGGCTCGGTGCTCTCCCTCTGCGGGGCGATGCTTCCGGACGCGCTGGCCGCCCGGCTCGGCGGCGACGAGTTCTGCCTGGTGGCGGACGGGCCCGAGGCGGACGACGTGGTGGGGGTGGCCACCGAGCTCTGCGACCGGGCGGCGGTGATCGAGCTGGGCAACGGGGTGGCCTGCGGGGTCGCGTCCACGGGCGACCCGATCGGCCCGGTGCGCTCGGCCCGCCGGCTGTTCCGGCTGGCGGACGCCGCTCAGTACCGGGCCAAGGCGGCCCGCTCGCTGCGGCCGGTGGTGGCCGGGCGGGACGGCGAGGTCATCCGGCTCGCGGACTCCCCGCCGAAGTCGGCCCACGACCGCCGCAGGCTGCGGGGCAACCGGCCTTGA
- the msrA gene encoding peptide-methionine (S)-S-oxide reductase MsrA: protein MFLNRRTPELPTPEQALRGRPVPEFTVPSRHTVLGNPLVGPYPEGLEVADFALGCFWGAERKFWQTKGVWTTLVGYQGGYTENPTYEEACSGLTGHTEAVRVVFDPAVVTYEELLKLFWESHNPTQGFRQGNDVGTQYRSAIYTHSPAQAAAADASRAAYQKVLTASGHQEITTEILPAEGRPFWPAEAYHQQYLDKNPGGYCGIGGTGVSCPIGVAPVEG from the coding sequence ATGTTCCTGAACCGCCGCACCCCCGAGCTCCCCACCCCGGAGCAGGCCCTGCGCGGCCGCCCCGTCCCCGAATTCACCGTCCCCTCCCGCCACACGGTCCTGGGCAACCCGCTGGTCGGCCCGTATCCGGAGGGGCTGGAGGTGGCGGACTTCGCGCTCGGCTGCTTCTGGGGCGCGGAGCGGAAGTTCTGGCAGACGAAGGGCGTCTGGACGACGCTCGTCGGCTACCAGGGCGGCTACACGGAGAACCCGACGTACGAGGAGGCCTGCTCGGGCCTGACCGGCCACACGGAGGCGGTCCGGGTCGTCTTCGACCCTGCCGTCGTCACGTACGAGGAGCTGCTGAAGCTGTTCTGGGAGTCCCACAACCCGACCCAGGGCTTCCGCCAGGGCAACGACGTGGGCACCCAGTACCGCTCCGCGATCTACACCCACTCCCCCGCCCAGGCAGCGGCGGCCGACGCCTCCCGCGCGGCGTACCAGAAGGTCCTGACGGCCTCGGGCCACCAGGAGATCACCACGGAGATCCTCCCGGCGGAGGGCCGCCCGTTCTGGCCGGCGGAGGCGTACCACCAGCAGTACCTGGACAAGAACCCGGGCGGCTACTGCGGAATCGGCGGTACGGGGGTGTCCTGCCCGATCGGGGTGGCGCCGGTCGAGGGCTGA